The DNA region AACGAAAACCAGAGGAAATGTTGCGGTCAGTTGTGAGAGCCGCAACAACCCATCATTCATGGCGGCACAAACCCACCACTATCTCATCTCTCAGTTACTCTTCTAAGGCTCCAAAGCCCGCTCCCACTTCCAAACCCGCCGCCGCCGACCTCCTCTTCGACGAACAGGAACGCCTCCGCCGCCTCGCCGCCGATGAAAAGGACCCTTCTCTCGATGTTGGCCCTGACGGCCGCCCCCTCTTCACTTCAGCCACTTCCATCTCCAAGCTCACCGGCAAAGACTCCTGCACCTACTTCAAACTAACGTacctctctctatctctctctgttATTGTGTTTCAGCTTACTTCGTTTCGTTGCGGCATTTCTTCGAACACATTGTGTGCTTTGTTAATTTGACCCCttttttgggttttgctttTCTGGGTCGGATTGATTTTCCAGAAAGGAGGCTCTGAACGAGGTTCTACCTGAAGGGGTTCCAATGGGTATGGTGAAGGAGTTTCAGGACTCCATGCGACCTGCTCTGCTTGTTCGCCAGAGCTTCTTGGATCTTCGTGATAACTTCAGGCGCATTGTTGATCCCCCATTGTGGTCACCTCCTGGTAAAGGTGCGGTTGTTGCGTTTTTCTCGATTGCCCCGGATGCGTGATCCTTGCTTGATTTTTTGAACATTAATTATGATTTTGGGTGTTTGGTAATGCATTAGTGAGGttcaatttgatatttttttaggCGTTAAGGCTAGGAAGCAAGTTGTTTTGGATGGTCCTGTTAGCTGTGGGAAGAGCATTGCGCTTGCGATGCTAGTTCAGTGGGCTCGAGAAGAAGGTTGGTTGGTTTTCTATGTTCCTCAAGGAAAGGAATGGACTCATGGTGGTTTCTTCTACAAGCATCCACAATCAGGTCTATGGGACACACCTGTCCAGGCTGAGAATGTCCTCAAGGCAAGAATGGGAATTTACTGTTTTCCTGTCTTACTTATGAAGTTATGTTTGCGTGTGTAACTATAGAATATCCTAATACCCTTTTAAGTGACCTGTCTAGTTTTTAGAATGTTACAAATAGAATGAAGCAATATGTAATTTCTTGATGACTACTTTAGCAACAATGAATAATTGAGCGTGGCTCTGATGGTTGGCTATTCCAGTGTCATCTGGGCAAAATGTGCAACTGTTTGCTTTCGTCTAATTGAATTTGGCACTTGCAGTTTACCTATAAGCGATATGTTCTCAAttcttagattttttttatttttgttatataGCAAGATCTGGTAAAGAAGAAAGAACGAGTATACTTATGTGTgatcttttccctttctctaCTGCTTTCTGATACTCCATCTTTTCCTGCATACTTCTAGAGAATATTTATTTTGTCCTCTCCTATGGTTTTGTATGTATCTTTGTATTGTAGTCATGATTATCCACATTATCCCATCATGATAGTTTTGGGTGTTACTCTCTCTGCTATCACAGTACATGTCATGTAAAATTGTTATGAACTAGCTTAGTATAGTGCTCAACCCCTATGCCTTTAGATAGCCACACGGGTAGATTTTAATAAAcagaattttaaaatttgagaaagaGGAAGGGAATTGGAAAAGTTGTTCCTCCGtcttatttgtttattttgattttggttgtcttgcatttCAAAGATGATTATTAACAGTTAATGTTTTGTTGTTGGCTTTCTACGCTCATTTTCAGAGGTATTTTGAATCTTACGAGTCATTTGTTTCCAGGATTTTTTGAAGTACAACGAGTCCTACCTAAAGCGATTGCCATGCCAAATATTTGATCCAATCCCATTAGGTGAGGGTGCTGGTGTTGGATGGTTAAAAGATGTTGATTCCTTGGCAATTTCTGAGGGTACAATGTTATATGAGCTGGTGAAGACTGGCATTGAACAAACCCATGCAGCTGTTGGAGTGGTAGTTCGTTTGAGGAAAGAGTTATCCCTTGTTAAAGATATGCCTGTACTTATTGCTATTGATCAAGTGAGAAACATATTCTTGATGTTCAAATGATTCTCGTTCCTTgaaattgtttttttctcaaaattgggttatgctatattttaatGATCTTATTTGCTGTATTCGGCTGTCTTCAGTATAATAACTGGTTCACATTCAGCGAGTATGAGGAGCCAGTCACAATTCGTTCATGTCGGCCAATACATGCTAGAGAACTTACAATGGTTGGTGTTTGCTTCTTTATATTTTAGAACAATATCAGTTATATGCCCCTTTATGGATTAAATTTATGCTTCTGCAAATACACTGCATTTTCATTCATTCTTATCTCGTTTTTGTAAACTTCTGTGGGTATGTTGATAATCTTTTTATGCCAGGGTGGGTAAGTGAATTTAAATTTCTTGCATTTATATTGAGCTTTCTTAATAATACTTAGGCATGGCTTTTGATCAAATTATTAAATGCTTCCTTCTTTTCGCAGGTGAATGCTTTTAGGTCAATGATGCACAATGAGATGATGGTAGGCGCTTTTTCTCATTCCACAGCAGTAGGAAAGCTTCGACAACATTTGCCGGATGTTCCGGTAGATGCTCGTGTTGTGTTTCCTCGATACAGTTTAGATGAAGCTGAGACTGTTTGCCATTATTATTTAAGGTAtgcttagagcatctccaatgctagttcttatttcttagttcttagcactattcatgtgggcccgtattggcacatgtgtttaagcaactctcaagcaattttgctccaaccatgagttcttagttcttaccactattcatttggtcccaccaaccacattatttatactttttattttcataaagtaataaaacaaacctcataaagtaataaagtaatttggatgagagagaaataattaatattttaagctaagaactcataaagcaaaacttcttatataagaactgagttcttatttttaagaactaaggagtccatgtcagcacctccaatggtaaagttcttagttcttagtttttaactctaaaataagaactaagaaccttgcattggagatgctcttacacAGTCTCCATACTAGACAGGTTGATAACATTACTTATGGCCCCCAGATAACAGTTTCTAGTTTATAGCCGGATAGGAAGGTCCAAAATaatgtcttttttttatttcccgTTAAAATCCTCCATTCAAATTTTGTTCAGTTTTCCTATTTGAAATGTATAATGGTTGGACACTTCCCATATCCAGTCTACATCAATAATTTTGTCAAAACACATTATAGATATAAAACTGGTTCTTCAGCAAATGTTGAATGGATTATTTTCTTGTATAGTAATGCTTTTTCTAGTACCTTCTATATCTGATCATGTTAACCTGAATCTATCAACCATTGGTTATGTTAGGAATACCGCCATAACGTGataggaaaaataaaaacagtGACACAATCGCAACACAAGAAATTTACATGGAAACTCCAAGTCCGGAGaaaaaccacgaccgttgtctaaaccgacaaccagagaataaatactatgtgaaaattgttacaacacacaGACATTTTCTCTCAACCACCCCACTAACACCCAATACACACCCTCACACTCTCCAAAGCTATTATCTGAATAACATCTCACAACactctaaaacaagagtataagaaaaacaaaagataaaagctTAAAGCATGAGAAGCTACATTTTGCTGGATTTGCTCTCTACCTTGAGACACAATTGTTGGGATTTGTTGTGGTTTTTCATTTGCCTTCATCCTTGCATTCCTTTTATAGTTGCTGAAGCATATGTGTATACTCCATGTGTATGCATAGAAGACAAGCACTTCCATAAAACATGGCATAAAGCATTCCACAAAACATTCCTTGTTTTATGGCTTTACCTTTTGACTAGTGCTCCACAAAACATTCCTTGTTTTATGGCTTTATCTTTTGGTGGTTGGGCATTAATTGACTAACAATCTCCCACTTGAAGATTGACTTTAGTCGGTCTTCACACCTTCATCAACACCACATCACACTATGCTCCCACTCAACATGCATCTTCCGCTTCCATTGAGTTCATCGACAATCATTGTCTATACCGACAATCATATGTTTCATTGTCTACTCCGACAATCATAGTTCTCATTGCCTATACCGGCAAAGAAAActatcatactccaccataatGAGTACACTTCACTTGGAATTAaaccatcccaagaattttacttcacttggaattaaaccattccaagaattatcttcacttggaactaaaccattccaagaatttacacatgtcgaaaccttgctgataatttatggtgcaacttccatgttggctttctccagaagttcatcagccatcgacataaccacgtaccttgcatcaacgccaaccaatgcccgcacgctatcaccacacaccttgcatccATGTCCGTTAATGCCCATGTGCTATAACCACACATCTTGCATTAATGTCAACCAATGCCCGTGTGCTATTCTGAATCCGCTAGCAATAACATATCCCTTTCCATGGCAGTGCGGTAATACCATGAGGATAAACTTGTCATTTTAGAGAGCATCATCATCTCCCAAAGTGAAGGAGATATTGCTAGCACTTGCCTCAGATCCATTGTCTGATACAGCTCCACCTGGACAATTTCTCTTCATATGTCCCCCTTGTGTAGTCCTGATTGCATCGACCATCCATGACTTGCAACAAGTCAAAAATACAATCTCTCTATCACAGCACTGCCACATACCAACTGAAAACCGTGCACCAGGTAGGTTTCTGAGAGAACCTTCCAAAACAGCACTTTCACAGTATCATTGTGGCTCCAAGCGGAAGCTATCCTCAAAGCCGTCACCATGgtcgaaccatcggctctgataccagttgTTAGGAATACCGCCATAACGTGataggaaaaataaaaacagtGACACAATCGCAACACAAGAAATTTACATGGAAACTCCAAGTCCGGAGaaaaaccacgaccgttgtctaaaccgacaaccagagaataaatactatgtgaaaattgttacaacacacaGACATTTTCTCTCAACCACCCCACTAACACCCAATACACACCCTCACACTCTCCAAAGCTATTATCTGAATAACATCTCACAACactctaaaacaagagtatAAGAAAAACAACAGATAAAAGCTTAAAGCATGAGAAGCTACATTTTGCTGGATTTGCTCTCTACCTTGAGACACAATTGTTGGGATTTGTTGTGGTTTTTCATTTGCCTTCATCCTTGCATTCCTTTTACAGTTGCTGAAGCATATGTGTATACTCCATGTGTATGCATAGAAGACAAGCACTTCCATAAAACATGGCATAAAGCATTCCACAAAACATTCCTTGTTTTATGGCTTTACCTTTTGACTAGTGCTCCACAAAACATTCCTTGTTTTATGGCTTTATCTTTTGGTGGTTGGGCATTAATTGACTAACAGGTTACTGCTAGAGAAATAATCTACCTGTTTGGACTGCTTTTACCTTTCAGATCCTTCAGTTTCATGAGTTTTCATTTTTGGCAGGCAAAGGCTTATTCGTCGCGAAGGATTCTCAGAAGAAAACTGGAAGAAAATTTACTTTCTGTGCAATGGAAATGGAACAGAGATGAGGGGGTTAGTTCCTTTCATGCGATGACAGACAACAGatacctttttttattttaaccaATGTGATGTGTTCTGACTGTTATTGATAATAATATTGAAGTTTCCCAAATTCTTGAGCTACATTCATCTTAGGATACAGTTGGATTTGCCACTTCCATGATCCACTTTATTTGTTTAATTAGCATTAAGAAATGTTCTCAAAGGCGATGTACTACTATGTATATTAACATGCATCTTCTGTTTTTAAAATCAGTGATAATTTTCTGGAGTTTTATTTGTTactattatattaatttcttgATAACATTATGCATAAAACTAATGACATTCGTAGTCGTAGAAGCTCATATATCCAGGTATTTTGCATTTTTCTCTAATTGTATAGCACAATTAAACGAGGTTCTATGGACCAAGATGTATTTTGTCAGTCCTGAGTATAAATGTAAATATAATCATGAATTCACAATTTTATTCTAACAATTATATCTCTGAAATAAAATGTCTAATAATGAAAACTAAAGTATCCTAACTTTTGCTTTGCCAATTAGAAGTTCAGTTAAACTACTGAATATCAgataaattattcaattaataaTAAATGGTCGTCCAGACTGTTTAGTCAATCAAACATTTCTTAATGGAAATTAGCATAGTAAAAGAACAAAAATGTGAAGATTATTACAAGTAGGGTGACATTGCTTAGTAAAAAGCAAAACGAAAATTAGCACACTGACAGAACTTAAAAAGAAGAAATAATCTgagttttcaattttcatggCTAGATGATACCCTCATCACTTTCCTTGAGGGCCTCCATTTCCTCCTTAAACTTGGGCATGGATGCTTTGGGGAGGGACACAAAGACCCTAACCCCTCCTTTCATTGAATGA from Lotus japonicus ecotype B-129 chromosome 2, LjGifu_v1.2 includes:
- the LOC130739074 gene encoding uncharacterized protein LOC130739074, translating into MLRSVVRAATTHHSWRHKPTTISSLSYSSKAPKPAPTSKPAAADLLFDEQERLRRLAADEKDPSLDVGPDGRPLFTSATSISKLTGKDSCTYFKLTKEALNEVLPEGVPMGMVKEFQDSMRPALLVRQSFLDLRDNFRRIVDPPLWSPPGKGVKARKQVVLDGPVSCGKSIALAMLVQWAREEGWLVFYVPQGKEWTHGGFFYKHPQSGLWDTPVQAENVLKDFLKYNESYLKRLPCQIFDPIPLGEGAGVGWLKDVDSLAISEGTMLYELVKTGIEQTHAAVGVVVRLRKELSLVKDMPVLIAIDQYNNWFTFSEYEEPVTIRSCRPIHARELTMVNAFRSMMHNEMMVGAFSHSTAVGKLRQHLPDVPVDARVVFPRYSLDEAETVCHYYLRQRLIRREGFSEENWKKIYFLCNGNGTEMRGLVPFMR